AGATTTTTTGTACGATGATATGCATCATTTCCTTTTGTAAATATTTGTTTTGCTTCTACAATTACATTTTCAGGATAAACTAGtgaatttatttcttctcTTAATCCTTCAAGTGCATTTTTAAGTaaatctttaaattttttttgaacttCATAAAAATTgctttttaattcattattccATATGTTATAATGTTGATATCCTCCGATATGTTGATAAGCAGTGGTAAAAATATAtccaatattatttttagtaaTATTTGTTGACATTGCATTTTTCTTATCATTTTCATAAGAAGAAAGACAATTATGTTCCATATTTACATCCTTCACATAAATATCATTCATATCACTAATTTCTTCTATTAATAactttaaagaatttttaagttcttttttacatatattttctttcataattatttgtACTACATCAGAACTTAGAAAATCTTTAATTTCTGAAAAATTTTTGTCAGAAAGCTTATATTGTGATATCCTATACATTGCTCTATCCATAGCATCTGAATATGCaatatttgtattatatGTATAACCTTTAGTGAAAGAAACAATCTTATTAATACATCCCCATATGCTACAAAATTCACggaataaataattatgtacTTTTTGATAAGCATTATTGTCATTTTCTTTACATCTTTTACGATTCCAATCTATAGTTCTTAGATGACTTTCTATTTTTGATTTGAATTTAGGAAGTTCTGTTTTATATaagtcattttttttatcatcctCTTTCAGTGAAAGTAAATTGTAAAATTGTTCTCTCATATCctttttagtatttttataGAATCGTATATTATCTTCTTCACAGTTTATAAAAGGCCTTATATATTTCGTCGATGCTGCATCAAATTCAGTCgaatattttcttatatatgAACGCGAATATTTATAAGAATTAGCAGTTATATAAGCACGTTTTGCTTCAGAAAAAgcttcattaatttttataacgAAATTATTGTAACCACCTAAATCTTTTTCTTCAGTTGATATTGAATTCAAACTCtgaataaaagaatttttagtACTATTAGTTCCCTCTTTTcctttaatattatattttgcaatagaattattttctaattctttgtttttttctaaattaggatcaaatgataaattatttgtactAAATTTAGATCTATTTAATGATGTTTTAACTTCTTTTTCATAGTGTAaacctatatatatatataaatgaaatgtAAATTAAAGAACgttagaacaaaaaaaaaatatatttatctcTTTAAAAACatagataaaatttttttacaagtatacatatatatatatattatattacttAAAAATGCAAATGTAGTGATCAAACAATTTATCCAACCATTTATTGCTCTCATATTTAAAGTAACATGATTTTAACTAT
This window of the Plasmodium relictum strain SGS1 genome assembly, contig: PRELSG_00_v1_312, whole genome shotgun sequence genome carries:
- a CDS encoding reticulocyte binding protein, putative, translated to MRAINGWINCLITTFAFLSLHYEKEVKTSLNRSKFSTNNLSFDPNLEKNKELENNSIAKYNIKGKEGTNSTKNSFIQSLNSISTEEKDLGGYNNFVIKINEAFSEAKRAYITANSYKYSRSYIRKYSTEFDAASTKYIRPFINCEEDNIRFYKNTKKDMREQFYNLLSLKEDDKKNDLYKTELPKFKSKIESHLRTIDWNRKRCKENDNNAYQKVHNYLFREFCSIWGCINKIVSFTKGYTYNTNIAYSDAMDRAMYRISQYKLSDKNFSEIKDFLSSDVVQIIMKENICKKELKNSLKLLIEEISDMNDIYVKDVNMEHNCLSSYENDKKNAMSTNITKNNIGYIFTTAYQHIGGYQHYNIWNNELKSNFYEVQKKFKDLLKNALEGLREEINSLVYPENVIVEAKQIFTKGNDAYHRTKN